A genomic region of Oncorhynchus mykiss isolate Arlee chromosome 2, USDA_OmykA_1.1, whole genome shotgun sequence contains the following coding sequences:
- the slc25a44a gene encoding solute carrier family 25 member 44a isoform X1 yields the protein MEEKKRNIRIIEWEDLDKKKFYSLGVFMTMTTRATVYPFTLIRTRLQVQKGKSLYTGTFDAFYKILKAEGPRGLYRGFMVNTFTLISGQAYITTYELVRKYVSQYSSNNTVKSLWAGGAASLVAQTITVPIDMVSQQLMMQGQVGHLSRFKVKPKIMMATSKSKVTFGQTRDIVVQICAADGFRGFYRGYVASLLTYIPNSAVWWPFYHFYAENLSKLAPSDCPHLLLQAIAGPMAAATASTITNPMDVVRARVQVEGRSSVIATFKQLLAEEGPWGMTKGLSARIISSTPTAVVIVVGYETLKRLSLRPELVNSRHW from the exons ATGGAGGAGAAGAAACGCAACATCCGGATCATTGAATGGGAGGACCTGGACAAGAAAAAGTTCTACTCCCTGGGTGTGTTCATGACCATGACCACCAGGGCCACAGTCTACCCGTTCACCCTCATCCGCACCCGGCTGCAGGTGCAGAAGGGCAAGTCCCTCTACACAGGCACCTTTGACGCCTTCTACAAGATCCTGAAGGCGGAGGGCCCGCGAGGCCTCTACCGAGGCTTTATGGTTAACACCTTCACCTTGATCTCAGGCCAGGCCTACATCACCACCTATGAACTGGTAAGGAAGTACGTGTCCCAATATTCCAGCAATAACACAGTGAAGTCTCTGTGGGCAGGGGGAGCGGCGTCCCTGGTGGCCCAGACCATCACTGTGCCCATAGATATGGTCTCTCAGCAGCTCATGATGCAAGGCCAGGTGGGACACCTGAGCCGCTTCAAGGTCAAACCCAAAATAATGATGGCGACATCCAAGAGCAAAGTGACTTTCGGACAAACCAGGGACATTGTGGTGCAGATATGCGCCGCTGATGGTTTCCGGGGATTTTACCGGGGATACGTGGCATCCCTCCTCACCTACATCCCCAATAGCGCAGTGTGGTGGCCTTTTTATCATTTTTATGCAG AGAACCTTTCCAAACTAGCCCCCAGTGATTGTCCTCACCTGCTTCTGCAGGCTATCGCTGGGCCAATGGCAGCAGCCACAGCCTCCACCATCACCAATCCCATGGATGTTGTGCGGGCCAGAGTGCAG GTGGAGGGCAGGTCATCGGTCATTGCAACCTTCAAGCAGCTGCTGGCAGAGGAAGGACCCTGGGGGATGACTAAAGGGTTGTCTGCCCGCATTATCTCCTCCACCCCCACGGCCGTGGTCATCGTGGTGGGCTACGAGACCCTCAAGAGACTGAGCCTGCGGCCTGAGCTGGTCAACTCTAGACACTGGTAA
- the slc25a44a gene encoding solute carrier family 25 member 44a isoform X2: MEEKKRNIRIIEWEDLDKKKFYSLGVFMTMTTRATVYPFTLIRTRLQVQKGKSLYTGTFDAFYKILKAEGPRGLYRGFMVNTFTLISGQAYITTYELVRKYVSQYSSNNTVKSLWAGGAASLVAQTITVPIDMVSQQLMMQGQVGHLSRFKVKPKIMMATSKSKVTFGQTRDIVVQICAADGFRGFYRGYVASLLTYIPNSAVWWPFYHFYAGYRWANGSSHSLHHHQSHGCCAGQSAGGGQVIGHCNLQAAAGRGRTLGDD, translated from the exons ATGGAGGAGAAGAAACGCAACATCCGGATCATTGAATGGGAGGACCTGGACAAGAAAAAGTTCTACTCCCTGGGTGTGTTCATGACCATGACCACCAGGGCCACAGTCTACCCGTTCACCCTCATCCGCACCCGGCTGCAGGTGCAGAAGGGCAAGTCCCTCTACACAGGCACCTTTGACGCCTTCTACAAGATCCTGAAGGCGGAGGGCCCGCGAGGCCTCTACCGAGGCTTTATGGTTAACACCTTCACCTTGATCTCAGGCCAGGCCTACATCACCACCTATGAACTGGTAAGGAAGTACGTGTCCCAATATTCCAGCAATAACACAGTGAAGTCTCTGTGGGCAGGGGGAGCGGCGTCCCTGGTGGCCCAGACCATCACTGTGCCCATAGATATGGTCTCTCAGCAGCTCATGATGCAAGGCCAGGTGGGACACCTGAGCCGCTTCAAGGTCAAACCCAAAATAATGATGGCGACATCCAAGAGCAAAGTGACTTTCGGACAAACCAGGGACATTGTGGTGCAGATATGCGCCGCTGATGGTTTCCGGGGATTTTACCGGGGATACGTGGCATCCCTCCTCACCTACATCCCCAATAGCGCAGTGTGGTGGCCTTTTTATCATTTTTATGCAG GCTATCGCTGGGCCAATGGCAGCAGCCACAGCCTCCACCATCACCAATCCCATGGATGTTGTGCGGGCCAGAGTGCAG GTGGAGGGCAGGTCATCGGTCATTGCAACCTTCAAGCAGCTGCTGGCAGAGGAAGGACCCTGGGGGATGACTAA